A part of Gemmatimonas groenlandica genomic DNA contains:
- a CDS encoding HPF/RaiA family ribosome-associated protein encodes MLIQLNTDNHVDGRDEAMREVETDLNRTLARFSSQITRIGVHFRDTNAEKSGASDKECTLEARVAGQDPTAVTHSAATLTAAFHGAREKLVRVLDKRLAKLRPPKGVDPFDRPAVDQGMSL; translated from the coding sequence ATGCTCATTCAGCTGAATACGGACAACCACGTCGACGGACGGGACGAGGCGATGCGTGAAGTCGAGACCGATCTCAATCGCACGCTCGCCCGCTTTTCGAGCCAGATCACCAGGATCGGCGTGCACTTCCGGGACACGAACGCCGAGAAGTCCGGCGCGTCCGACAAGGAGTGCACGCTCGAAGCACGCGTGGCTGGGCAGGACCCGACGGCGGTGACGCACTCAGCCGCGACGCTGACGGCCGCGTTTCACGGCGCGCGCGAGAAGCTCGTTCGCGTGCTGGACAAGCGTCTGGCCAAGCTTCGCCCGCCGAAGGGGGTCGATCCGTTCGACCGTCCTGCGGTCGACCAAGGGATGTCGCTATGA
- a CDS encoding ABC transporter ATP-binding protein, whose product MTTPPSGAVLLSLDGITHTFGRVRALDGASLQVRAGSVHALLGENGAGKTTLMRVVFGLLRAQQGVMQWRGAPMTMRSPSDALAHGIGMVHQHFTLVPTMTVAENVALGGHGGFDPKRAAARVREVAARAGLALDPDARVQDLPVGAQQRCEIVKALARDVTLLILDEPTAVLAPAEAAELLRWMRAYADAGNAVVLITHKLRDALAVADDITVLHRGRTVLSTPARDTDQARVANAMLGGATVRTASVLTGSEAPDAMSNRADTGAATENADAMPPVLALNAVAVRDANGVDRVRSATLQVRAGEIVGIGAVEGAGQHELLRVLAGRLSPTSGTRVIPKSVGFVPEDRHRDALLLDAPLFENTALQGAGARRGVIDWNGFRTRTTALLQRFDVRASGADAVTRTLSGGNQQKLVLGRELEAAREALVVENPSRGLDFVATDAVHQALRAARDAGMAVVVYSSDLDEVVQLADRVFAMHNGTLIESARNRDALGRTMLSGADGITVGAGTDANAGTHAGSNA is encoded by the coding sequence ATGACGACCCCGCCCTCGGGAGCGGTGCTGCTCTCGCTCGACGGCATCACGCACACGTTCGGTCGTGTGCGCGCGCTCGACGGCGCGTCGCTTCAGGTGCGAGCCGGCAGCGTGCATGCGTTGCTCGGCGAGAATGGTGCCGGCAAGACGACGCTCATGCGAGTGGTGTTCGGACTGTTGCGCGCGCAGCAGGGGGTGATGCAGTGGCGTGGCGCACCGATGACGATGCGATCGCCATCGGATGCCCTGGCCCATGGTATAGGGATGGTGCACCAGCATTTCACGCTGGTCCCCACAATGACGGTGGCCGAGAACGTCGCCCTCGGTGGACATGGCGGCTTCGATCCAAAGCGCGCGGCCGCGCGCGTACGCGAGGTCGCCGCACGCGCCGGCCTGGCGCTCGATCCCGACGCGCGCGTGCAGGACCTGCCCGTCGGTGCGCAACAGCGCTGCGAGATCGTCAAGGCGCTCGCGCGCGACGTGACGCTCCTCATCCTCGACGAGCCTACCGCGGTGCTGGCGCCGGCCGAAGCGGCGGAGTTGCTGCGCTGGATGCGCGCCTATGCGGATGCCGGCAATGCGGTCGTGTTGATCACGCACAAGTTGCGCGACGCGCTCGCGGTGGCGGATGACATCACCGTGTTGCATCGCGGACGCACGGTACTGAGTACGCCCGCGCGCGATACCGATCAGGCCCGTGTAGCCAATGCGATGCTGGGCGGTGCCACGGTGCGCACGGCGAGTGTTCTCACCGGCAGTGAGGCGCCTGACGCGATGTCCAACCGTGCGGATACTGGTGCTGCGACGGAGAACGCCGACGCGATGCCGCCGGTACTCGCACTCAACGCCGTGGCGGTGCGCGATGCGAACGGCGTGGATCGCGTGCGATCGGCCACACTGCAGGTGCGCGCCGGTGAGATCGTCGGCATCGGCGCTGTGGAAGGCGCCGGGCAGCATGAGCTGTTGCGCGTGCTGGCCGGACGCCTTTCACCAACGTCCGGTACCCGTGTCATTCCCAAGAGCGTGGGGTTCGTACCGGAGGATCGTCACCGCGACGCCCTGTTGCTCGATGCGCCACTGTTCGAGAACACGGCGCTGCAGGGTGCGGGCGCACGGCGCGGTGTGATCGACTGGAACGGTTTCCGTACCCGCACGACTGCCCTCCTGCAGCGATTCGACGTGCGGGCATCGGGTGCCGATGCCGTGACCCGCACACTCTCTGGAGGCAACCAGCAAAAGCTGGTACTGGGGCGCGAACTCGAGGCCGCACGCGAAGCGCTCGTGGTCGAGAATCCCTCGCGCGGGCTCGACTTCGTGGCAACCGACGCGGTGCATCAGGCCCTGCGGGCGGCGCGCGACGCGGGGATGGCGGTGGTGGTGTACAGCAGCGATCTCGATGAAGTCGTGCAGTTGGCCGACCGCGTCTTCGCGATGCACAACGGCACGTTGATCGAGAGCGCGCGGAATCGGGACGCGCTGGGCCGCACCATGCTAAGTGGTGCGGACGGTATCACGGTGGGAGCGGGCACGGACGCGAACGCGGGAACTCACGCAGGATCGAACGCATGA
- a CDS encoding BMP family protein, with protein MLTNRFSRVTAGALLSLLVACGGEKAGTTADSTGAKKMRVALLTPGPISDKSWNGIAHEGLLAIRDSLGAETSHIQTKTPAEFDENFRQYGAQGYDLVIGNGFEYQEAATRVAPSYPKTNYVITSGRVTAPNVAGLAFAFEEASYQAGMIAGAMTKTNKIGLIAGTELPPVKTSFLAFERGAKSVNPKVSIITSYIGNWEDVSAGKEQALAQIAQGVDIILQNADAAGLGVFQAAREKKILAFGTNADQNSVAPDVIIASVVIDLPKAFLMVAREVQAGTFKGRVINLGVKDDVVRLVMNPALRERVPAAAIAASDSVGLMLKAGTFTGLADVLQGTDSAKPLPPAK; from the coding sequence ATGCTCACGAATCGTTTTTCCCGCGTTACCGCTGGCGCCCTGCTCAGTCTCCTCGTCGCCTGCGGCGGAGAGAAGGCCGGCACGACCGCCGATTCCACCGGCGCCAAGAAAATGCGGGTGGCCCTGCTCACGCCGGGACCGATTTCGGATAAGTCCTGGAACGGCATCGCCCACGAAGGGCTGCTCGCGATCCGCGATTCGCTGGGCGCCGAAACGTCGCACATCCAGACCAAGACACCGGCCGAGTTCGACGAGAACTTCCGGCAGTATGGGGCGCAGGGATACGACCTCGTGATCGGCAACGGCTTCGAGTACCAGGAAGCTGCCACCCGCGTCGCCCCCAGCTACCCCAAGACGAACTACGTCATCACCTCGGGGCGCGTGACCGCACCCAACGTGGCCGGCCTCGCCTTCGCGTTCGAAGAAGCGTCGTATCAGGCGGGCATGATCGCCGGTGCCATGACCAAGACCAACAAGATCGGTCTGATTGCCGGCACCGAGTTGCCGCCGGTGAAGACCAGCTTCCTCGCCTTCGAGCGCGGCGCCAAGTCGGTCAACCCGAAGGTCAGCATCATCACGTCGTACATCGGCAACTGGGAGGACGTGAGCGCTGGCAAGGAACAGGCGCTCGCCCAGATCGCGCAGGGCGTCGACATCATTCTGCAGAACGCCGACGCTGCCGGACTCGGCGTGTTTCAGGCCGCGCGTGAAAAGAAGATCCTCGCCTTCGGTACCAACGCTGATCAGAACAGCGTCGCACCCGACGTCATCATTGCCAGCGTCGTGATCGATTTGCCGAAGGCGTTTCTGATGGTTGCGCGCGAAGTGCAAGCCGGCACCTTCAAGGGACGCGTCATCAACCTCGGTGTGAAGGACGACGTCGTGCGTCTCGTCATGAACCCGGCGCTGCGCGAGCGCGTGCCGGCGGCCGCGATCGCCGCGAGTGATTCCGTGGGTCTGATGCTCAAGGCGGGTACGTTCACCGGACTCGCCGACGTGCTCCAAGGCACCGACAGCGCGAAGCCACTTCCGCCGGCGAAGTAA
- a CDS encoding ABC transporter permease: MLVAALFALFAVGLRADQIITGTAITLFALGLTGTVYRSVYGSGGVALTTPTAATHALPVLSALPLIGRAFFAQPLVTYALYVITPLLAWWMQRTHAGLALRAVGEYPEAAVSAGISPRRTQLVAVLFAGAMAGLAGATLVLAQAGTFVEGMSAGRGFIAIAIVVLGRWRPLGVAAAALLFGAATSLQTLFQSMGWTGVPYQLFLAVPYLLTLVVLAVTAKRGQRNVV, translated from the coding sequence TTGCTGGTCGCGGCGCTGTTTGCGCTCTTCGCCGTGGGGCTGCGCGCCGACCAGATCATTACCGGGACGGCGATCACGCTCTTTGCGCTGGGGCTCACCGGCACCGTGTACCGATCGGTGTACGGCTCAGGCGGCGTCGCGCTCACCACACCGACAGCCGCGACGCATGCGCTGCCGGTGCTGTCGGCGCTCCCGCTGATCGGGCGCGCCTTCTTCGCGCAGCCGCTGGTGACCTACGCCCTGTACGTGATCACGCCGCTTCTGGCGTGGTGGATGCAGCGAACCCATGCAGGGCTGGCGCTGCGGGCCGTGGGCGAATATCCCGAGGCCGCCGTATCGGCCGGGATCTCGCCGAGGCGGACTCAACTGGTTGCAGTGCTCTTTGCCGGCGCGATGGCGGGCTTGGCCGGGGCCACGCTGGTACTCGCCCAGGCGGGAACGTTCGTGGAAGGGATGTCAGCCGGGCGCGGCTTTATCGCTATTGCCATCGTGGTTCTGGGACGGTGGCGCCCGCTTGGCGTGGCGGCAGCGGCCTTGTTGTTCGGCGCCGCGACGTCGCTCCAGACGCTGTTCCAGTCTATGGGATGGACCGGCGTGCCGTATCAGCTGTTTCTGGCGGTCCCGTATCTGCTCACCCTGGTGGTGTTGGCCGTCACGGCAAAACGGGGGCAGCGCAACGTGGTATGA
- a CDS encoding ABC transporter permease — protein sequence MTAVRALAATTARVGVLLGLAIAMLAVLLIITGHDVVPALSAMVRGAVGSYYAITSATIVRMVPLALAGLAVSVAFRAGILNIGAEGQLLVGAAAATAISGSLGGVSWFVGIPVMLVAGSIAGGAWAGIAGALRLRFGVLEVISTIMLNFIAQYLTGWLVRGPLQEPMRVNPQSVTLAPELQMPVLLEGTRLHAGVLLVVLVAVMTWWWLRSTSSGFRLRAVGATPTAAASAGGIDVPRTMFGAFLLSGVLAGLAGSVEYTGITYALYENFSPGYGYTAIAVALLARLHPLGVLATALLFGALEAGANAMQRDAGVPSVVVSVVEALLILLVLAADRWRPSRADRTGIDETGT from the coding sequence ATGACGGCGGTGCGTGCGCTCGCGGCTACGACGGCGCGCGTCGGAGTGCTGCTGGGTCTCGCCATCGCGATGCTCGCGGTGCTGTTGATCATCACCGGACATGACGTGGTGCCGGCATTGTCGGCGATGGTGCGCGGCGCGGTTGGATCGTACTATGCGATCACGTCAGCCACGATCGTGCGCATGGTGCCGTTGGCGTTGGCCGGCCTCGCTGTCTCCGTCGCCTTTCGCGCGGGCATTCTGAACATCGGCGCGGAAGGCCAGCTGCTGGTCGGTGCAGCAGCGGCCACGGCGATCAGCGGCTCTCTCGGTGGCGTGTCGTGGTTTGTCGGCATTCCCGTGATGTTGGTGGCGGGTTCGATCGCGGGTGGTGCGTGGGCCGGCATCGCGGGTGCCTTGCGTCTACGATTCGGCGTGCTGGAAGTGATCAGCACGATCATGCTGAATTTCATCGCGCAGTATCTCACCGGATGGCTGGTGCGTGGTCCGTTGCAGGAACCGATGCGGGTGAATCCGCAGTCGGTGACACTTGCTCCCGAACTCCAGATGCCGGTGCTGCTCGAGGGCACGCGTCTGCACGCCGGTGTCCTGCTCGTCGTGTTGGTCGCAGTCATGACGTGGTGGTGGCTACGTAGCACGTCCAGCGGATTCCGGTTGCGGGCGGTGGGTGCCACCCCAACGGCCGCGGCGAGCGCGGGTGGCATCGATGTTCCGCGCACGATGTTCGGGGCGTTTCTGCTGAGTGGTGTGCTCGCGGGGTTGGCGGGCTCGGTGGAGTACACCGGCATCACGTACGCGCTGTACGAAAACTTCTCACCGGGCTACGGCTACACGGCCATCGCGGTAGCGCTGCTCGCGCGACTGCATCCGTTGGGCGTGCTGGCGACCGCCCTGTTGTTCGGTGCGCTCGAAGCGGGCGCGAATGCGATGCAGCGCGATGCCGGCGTGCCGAGTGTCGTGGTATCGGTGGTGGAAGCGCTGCTGATTCTGCTGGTGCTGGCGGCCGATCGCTGGCGGCCATCGCGCGCCGATAGGACGGGCATCGACGAGACAGGCACATGA
- a CDS encoding OmpA family protein, translated as MMTNRTGRVNTRLLLLAVMASSTVTGCASLSQKEKGAVIGATAGGVAGGVIGRNNGSTAKGAILGAAVGGAIGAVIGHQMDQQAKKIEQQVAGATVERVGEGIQVTFASGLLFDFDSDKIRGEAATNLRSLAQSLTEYPKSDLLIVGHTDSVGDDNYNQSLSERRARATADYLVSQGISRDRLRTSGRGELEPIANADDQKNRRVEVAIYASDAYKTELKKGNN; from the coding sequence ATGATGACCAATCGGACCGGCCGCGTGAACACGCGCCTACTGTTGCTTGCAGTGATGGCGAGCTCGACGGTGACTGGATGTGCCAGCCTGAGCCAGAAGGAAAAGGGCGCTGTGATCGGCGCCACGGCTGGTGGTGTGGCCGGCGGCGTGATCGGCCGCAACAATGGCTCGACCGCCAAGGGCGCGATTCTGGGCGCCGCGGTGGGTGGCGCGATCGGCGCCGTGATCGGCCACCAGATGGATCAACAGGCCAAGAAGATCGAGCAGCAGGTCGCCGGCGCCACCGTGGAGCGCGTTGGCGAAGGCATTCAGGTCACCTTCGCGAGCGGTCTGCTCTTCGACTTCGACAGCGACAAGATCCGCGGTGAAGCGGCCACCAACCTGCGCAGCCTCGCGCAGAGCCTGACTGAATATCCGAAGTCCGATCTGCTGATCGTCGGGCACACCGATTCAGTGGGCGACGACAACTACAATCAGTCGCTCTCCGAACGTCGCGCCCGCGCCACCGCCGACTACCTCGTGTCGCAGGGCATCTCGCGTGACCGCCTCCGCACATCAGGCCGCGGCGAGTTGGAGCCGATCGCCAACGCCGACGACCAGAAGAACCGTCGCGTGGAAGTCGCGATCTATGCGAGCGACGCGTACAAGACCGAGCTGAAGAAGGGCAACAACTAA
- a CDS encoding dipeptidase, producing the protein MPISNTLRCAALGLVAAPSLLSAQNRKPVTDEAAVMASAKTVHASVLSIDTHVDIAPSNFSATGPNYTQKLPRTQVDLAKMEEGGLGGAFLVVYVGQSPKLDDAAFASANAQALEKFDAIHRLTEQLAPSRSEIAYTAADARRIHAAGKRVIFIGVENGFPIGADITNVQKFFERGGRYMSLAHNGHSQLSDSNTGERDGVWLHNGLSPLGRQVIAEMNRLGMMIDVSHPSKQSMLQTIALSKAPIIASHSGVRAICNHSRNMDDEQLTALKKNGGVIQLVAFNSYVKCDPARDLPREQARAAAMTDLRAEFGITATDRREQQAQIQALADEKRNAYLAKQEDITARRYPSDPPANVKDFVNHIDYVVKLIGIDHVGISSDFDGGGGVDGWRNASESLNVTAELVRRGYSKSEIEKIWGGNLLRVMEQAAAASKR; encoded by the coding sequence ATGCCGATTTCGAATACGCTGCGTTGCGCTGCACTTGGATTGGTCGCCGCACCGTCCCTGCTCAGCGCGCAGAACCGCAAGCCGGTTACCGATGAAGCCGCCGTGATGGCCAGTGCGAAGACCGTCCACGCGTCCGTGCTGTCGATCGACACGCACGTCGATATCGCGCCCAGCAACTTCTCGGCGACCGGCCCGAACTACACACAGAAATTGCCGCGCACGCAGGTCGATCTCGCCAAGATGGAAGAAGGCGGACTCGGAGGGGCATTTCTGGTCGTGTACGTCGGACAGTCACCCAAGCTCGACGATGCCGCGTTCGCCAGCGCCAATGCGCAAGCGCTCGAGAAGTTCGACGCGATTCACCGCCTCACCGAACAGCTGGCGCCGTCGCGATCCGAAATCGCGTACACCGCGGCCGATGCCCGACGCATCCACGCCGCCGGCAAACGCGTGATCTTCATCGGCGTCGAGAACGGCTTCCCCATCGGCGCCGACATCACGAACGTGCAGAAGTTCTTCGAACGCGGCGGCCGCTACATGTCGCTCGCGCACAACGGTCACAGCCAGCTCTCCGATTCGAACACCGGTGAACGCGACGGCGTGTGGCTCCACAACGGCCTCAGCCCACTCGGCCGGCAAGTGATCGCCGAAATGAATCGGCTCGGCATGATGATCGACGTGTCGCATCCGTCGAAGCAGTCGATGCTGCAGACGATCGCACTCTCAAAGGCGCCGATCATTGCGTCGCACTCGGGTGTGCGCGCGATCTGCAATCACAGCCGTAACATGGACGATGAACAGCTGACCGCGCTCAAGAAGAACGGCGGCGTGATCCAGCTCGTCGCGTTCAACAGCTACGTGAAGTGCGATCCCGCGCGCGACCTGCCGCGTGAGCAGGCCCGTGCCGCCGCGATGACCGATCTGCGCGCGGAGTTCGGCATCACCGCCACCGATCGTCGTGAACAGCAGGCGCAGATCCAAGCGCTCGCCGACGAGAAGCGCAACGCGTATCTGGCGAAGCAGGAGGACATCACCGCGCGACGCTATCCGTCGGATCCGCCGGCGAACGTGAAGGACTTCGTGAACCACATTGACTACGTGGTAAAGCTGATCGGCATTGACCACGTGGGCATCAGCTCGGACTTCGACGGCGGTGGCGGCGTGGACGGCTGGCGCAACGCGTCGGAATCGCTGAACGTCACGGCGGAACTGGTGCGCCGCGGGTACTCGAAGAGCGAGATCGAGAAGATCTGGGGCGGGAATTTGCTCAGGGTCATGGAGCAGGCGGCTGCAGCGTCGAAGCGCTGA
- a CDS encoding TldD/PmbA family protein has product MTSRRDFMKQGGAAFGASLLAGSSLAAIPRLLGASSAPDSRALETFADIPGVKELMNAALNAAKMAGASYADVRCSRQRQNFVFTREQQIQQVVDTDTVGIGVRALVDGTWGFAATRVLTNDGAAAAAREAVAIAKASRIARARPIEWLPSPVVADGKWKGAYVQDPFDIPVEQKADLLLKANAAAMKTKNVKYVFSGFFFVKDERNYANTDGSVIQQDTVRSWPTMQITAVSADFSDFQNRANMIQPMARGWEYVLASDLVGNAPKWGEEAAAKLTAKPVDVGRYDLVLDPANLWLTIHESIGHPTELDRAMGYEANYAGTSFVAPPEKMLGTLKYGPSIMNIQGDRTQEGGLSTIGWDDDGVKPDEFLIVKNGMFNDYQTTREQAPWLRWWYDKNGRPVRSHGCSYAQGWDNVQFQRMPNVSLLPGDKDQSLNDLVSATDRGILIQGDGSFSIDQQRYNAQFGGQTFHEIKGGKIVGVLKDVAYQIRTPDFWNSMDMIGGKSSYVLGGSFFDGKGQPPQVNAVSHGSPPARFKNVNVINTGRKA; this is encoded by the coding sequence ATGACTTCCCGCCGTGACTTCATGAAGCAGGGTGGCGCCGCGTTTGGCGCTTCACTGCTGGCCGGCAGCTCGCTGGCTGCCATCCCCCGACTGCTCGGTGCCTCCTCGGCACCTGATTCGCGCGCGCTCGAAACGTTCGCGGACATTCCGGGGGTCAAGGAATTGATGAACGCCGCGCTGAATGCGGCGAAGATGGCCGGCGCCAGCTATGCCGACGTGCGCTGCAGCCGTCAGCGCCAGAACTTCGTGTTCACGCGCGAGCAGCAGATTCAACAGGTGGTCGACACCGACACCGTGGGCATCGGTGTGCGCGCGCTGGTCGATGGCACGTGGGGCTTCGCCGCGACGCGCGTGCTCACCAACGACGGCGCGGCCGCCGCGGCACGAGAGGCCGTGGCGATCGCCAAGGCCTCGCGCATCGCGCGGGCGCGTCCCATCGAGTGGCTGCCGTCGCCCGTGGTCGCCGATGGCAAGTGGAAGGGCGCCTACGTGCAGGACCCGTTCGACATCCCGGTGGAGCAGAAGGCGGACTTGCTGCTCAAGGCCAACGCCGCGGCGATGAAGACCAAGAACGTGAAGTACGTGTTCAGCGGCTTCTTCTTCGTGAAGGACGAGCGCAACTACGCCAACACCGATGGGTCGGTGATTCAGCAGGACACGGTACGGTCGTGGCCCACGATGCAGATCACGGCGGTGTCGGCCGACTTCTCCGACTTCCAGAATCGCGCGAACATGATTCAGCCGATGGCCCGCGGCTGGGAGTACGTGCTGGCCTCCGATCTGGTCGGCAATGCACCGAAGTGGGGCGAAGAAGCCGCCGCCAAGCTCACCGCCAAGCCGGTGGATGTGGGGCGCTATGACCTCGTGCTCGACCCGGCCAATCTGTGGCTCACGATTCACGAGAGCATCGGACATCCCACCGAGCTCGATCGCGCGATGGGCTACGAAGCGAACTACGCCGGCACCAGTTTCGTGGCGCCTCCCGAGAAGATGCTGGGCACGCTCAAGTACGGCCCGAGCATCATGAACATCCAGGGCGACCGCACGCAGGAAGGCGGACTGTCCACGATCGGGTGGGACGATGACGGCGTGAAGCCCGACGAATTCCTGATCGTGAAGAACGGCATGTTCAACGATTACCAGACCACGCGCGAACAGGCCCCGTGGCTGCGCTGGTGGTACGACAAGAACGGCCGACCGGTGCGATCACACGGCTGCTCGTACGCCCAAGGTTGGGACAACGTGCAGTTCCAGCGCATGCCCAACGTATCGTTGCTGCCTGGCGATAAGGACCAGTCACTGAACGACCTCGTGTCGGCCACCGATCGCGGCATTCTCATTCAGGGCGACGGCAGCTTCTCGATCGATCAGCAGCGCTACAACGCGCAGTTCGGCGGGCAGACGTTCCACGAGATCAAGGGTGGCAAGATCGTCGGCGTCCTGAAAGACGTCGCGTATCAGATCCGTACACCGGACTTCTGGAACTCGATGGACATGATCGGTGGCAAGTCGAGCTACGTGCTCGGTGGCAGCTTCTTCGACGGCAAGGGTCAGCCACCGCAGGTGAATGCGGTGAGCCATGGCTCACCGCCGGCGCGCTTCAAGAACGTCAATGTGATCAACACCGGGAGGAAGGCCTGA
- a CDS encoding TldD/PmbA family protein — MRERASANDAMLTREQAMAIVEKAVKMSKADAVDVQVNTYTQGNIRFADNQVSTAGATTDAQLGIQSAFGPKHAVVTTNDLSDEAIKRAVEQSERLARLAPDDPESMPQLGSQQYTPVNSYFESSASLTADDRAKAALIALEMARKAGDVKAAGYLVNTAGALAIGNSTGMFAYHRSTNVNYTLTARTSDGTGSGWAAADHADWAQIDARRVAETAVQKARLSQKPVALEPGRYTVILEPQAVGDLVQLIANYADARSADEGRSPFVKQGGGNKVGEKIVDERVTIFSDPSDPQLLGRPWDFEGMPLGRQVWIENGVLKQLIYSRFWAKKQSKTPTGGPSTFKMAGGTQSVEDLIKGTTRGILVTRLWYLREVDPRTVLYTGLTRDGTFLVENGKITKSLRNFRFNESPLFLLNNIEALGRPERLAGTEQGGDVVMPSIKARDFNFTSLSEAV; from the coding sequence ATGCGTGAACGCGCTAGTGCAAACGATGCGATGCTCACGCGTGAGCAGGCCATGGCGATCGTCGAGAAAGCGGTGAAGATGTCGAAGGCCGATGCCGTTGACGTGCAGGTCAACACCTACACGCAGGGCAACATCCGCTTCGCCGACAATCAGGTCTCCACCGCCGGTGCGACCACCGACGCGCAGCTGGGCATCCAGAGCGCGTTCGGCCCCAAGCATGCGGTGGTCACCACGAATGATCTCTCCGACGAAGCGATCAAGCGCGCCGTCGAGCAGAGCGAACGGTTGGCACGTCTCGCGCCCGACGATCCAGAGTCGATGCCACAGCTCGGGTCGCAGCAGTACACGCCGGTGAACTCGTACTTCGAATCATCGGCATCGCTCACGGCCGATGACCGGGCGAAGGCGGCCCTCATCGCGCTCGAGATGGCGCGCAAGGCGGGCGATGTGAAGGCCGCCGGCTATCTCGTGAACACGGCCGGTGCGCTGGCGATCGGCAACAGCACCGGCATGTTCGCGTATCATCGCAGCACGAATGTGAACTACACGCTCACCGCGCGGACCAGCGACGGCACCGGATCCGGTTGGGCCGCTGCCGATCATGCCGACTGGGCACAGATCGATGCGCGCCGGGTGGCCGAAACCGCCGTGCAGAAGGCGCGCCTGTCACAGAAGCCGGTGGCGCTCGAGCCGGGACGCTACACCGTGATCCTCGAGCCACAGGCGGTCGGTGATCTCGTGCAGCTGATTGCGAACTACGCCGACGCGCGCAGCGCCGATGAAGGACGCAGTCCCTTCGTGAAGCAGGGCGGCGGAAACAAAGTGGGCGAGAAGATCGTCGACGAACGCGTCACGATCTTTTCCGATCCCTCCGACCCGCAGCTGCTCGGTCGTCCGTGGGACTTCGAAGGCATGCCACTGGGTCGGCAGGTGTGGATCGAAAACGGCGTGCTCAAGCAGCTCATCTACTCACGCTTCTGGGCAAAGAAGCAGAGCAAGACACCGACCGGTGGCCCGAGCACGTTCAAGATGGCCGGCGGAACACAGTCGGTGGAGGATCTGATCAAGGGCACCACGCGCGGCATTCTGGTCACGCGCCTGTGGTATCTGCGCGAAGTCGATCCGCGCACGGTGCTCTACACCGGACTCACGCGCGATGGCACGTTCCTCGTGGAAAACGGCAAGATCACCAAGTCGCTGCGCAACTTCCGCTTCAATGAGTCGCCGCTGTTCCTCTTGAACAACATCGAGGCACTCGGCCGTCCCGAGCGTCTGGCAGGAACAGAGCAGGGCGGTGATGTGGTGATGCCGTCGATCAAGGCGCGGGATTTCAATTTTACGAGTCTGTCTGAAGCAGTCTGA
- a CDS encoding Nif3-like dinuclear metal center hexameric protein, with the protein MPSVSLRDVVSALDAELRTSEIPDYPGAVNGLQVANPGTVHRVAVAVDASRAAITEAVVSGADLLIVHHGLFWSGVQPLVGMQYDKYRAMLSNGLAVYSSHLPLDLHAEHGNNVRLAQALGLNPDGGFARFKTVDIGVTGTADEPTDELVHRVQAFSARYGGSVRTSIPAPGRRTHRWAICTGGGASSESLREARDRGVDTLIVGEGPHHTTVDAIEHDLCVVYAGHYATETLGVQSLGAFLETRFGLPWTFLHLPTGS; encoded by the coding sequence ATGCCGTCGGTCTCACTCCGCGACGTCGTGTCCGCACTCGACGCCGAACTGCGCACGAGTGAGATCCCCGACTATCCGGGCGCGGTGAACGGACTGCAGGTGGCGAACCCCGGTACCGTACATCGCGTCGCCGTCGCCGTCGATGCATCCCGCGCCGCCATCACCGAAGCCGTCGTCTCCGGCGCCGATCTCCTGATCGTGCACCACGGTTTGTTCTGGAGTGGTGTGCAGCCGTTGGTCGGGATGCAGTACGATAAGTATCGCGCGATGCTGTCCAACGGTCTGGCGGTGTACTCGTCACACCTACCGCTGGACTTGCACGCCGAGCATGGCAACAACGTGCGATTGGCGCAGGCGCTGGGGCTTAACCCCGATGGCGGCTTTGCGCGATTCAAGACCGTGGACATCGGCGTGACCGGAACCGCCGACGAGCCCACCGACGAACTGGTGCATCGCGTGCAGGCCTTTTCGGCCCGCTACGGCGGCAGTGTGCGCACGTCGATTCCGGCCCCGGGTCGTCGCACGCATCGGTGGGCAATCTGCACCGGTGGGGGCGCGTCGTCGGAGTCGCTGCGCGAGGCACGCGATCGTGGCGTCGATACGCTGATCGTGGGCGAGGGGCCGCACCACACTACCGTCGATGCGATCGAGCACGACCTGTGCGTGGTGTACGCCGGGCACTACGCCACCGAGACACTTGGCGTGCAGTCGCTCGGTGCGTTTCTCGAAACGCGCTTCGGGCTTCCCTGGACCTTCCTGCACCTGCCCACGGGATCGTGA